From Rhizobium sp. NZLR1, a single genomic window includes:
- a CDS encoding polysaccharide biosynthesis tyrosine autokinase: MLSPDKLTPRIDPSRDTGNEADFIDFDKLIAIARRQWRMVAACAFAFAILGIVYVLTSVPVYTADTSVLIDRSDNQVINQLAAFGQMDDDEGTVLSQVELLKSDTIAYAVVDKLKLVDDPVFNAQRNSLFSVATLKSLVNFRSWFADDAAVAPDPEMQRRYAAETVAGNIDVERVGKSYVLDVSYTSQSPDMARQIAAAIADVYLVDKLNSKYEATRRAGQWLQERIEELRQQALDTDLAVQKFRSEHGLVEAGSGTLISEQQLSEINTQLINAQAETAKAEAKYARVKSIIDAKQTDAIVTDVLDSSISNELRKKYLEASKLETEIEARLGPDHVQAVRLRAEMEEYKRLMFDELNRIAESYQSELQVAKSRENSLRDSVTQATGVAATAGETQVQVRELERTRDTYKNLYQSFLTRYQEAIQQQSFPITAARIITMAETPTKPSAPKRALVVAFAMFLGCAVGSGIGAFREFRDRFFRTGDDIKEVLDVESLGVMPLVDDNVDDPSLVDPSNPRSIARGSKTTTYVEEHPLSAFAETLRSAKIAIDLSAADQRCKVIGVVSSLPGEGKSTTSINFAKLLAMQGARCLLIDGDMRNPGSTRAIGRHAEAGLLEAIVDGRPLKDLILLDPRTKLAFLPTVARYRVPHSSELLASRGMDQLLEMARQSFDYIIVDLPPLAPVVDARAINSKLDAVVFVIEWGKTSRKVVQSTLLSEPELYAKCVGAILTKVDPSQMKLYRTFGSSEYYYKRYSRYYTES, encoded by the coding sequence TTGCTATCGCCAGATAAACTTACGCCACGTATCGACCCCTCCCGCGATACGGGAAACGAAGCTGACTTCATCGATTTCGACAAGCTCATCGCGATTGCCCGCCGACAGTGGCGGATGGTTGCGGCGTGCGCTTTCGCCTTCGCTATTCTCGGCATTGTATATGTGCTGACTTCGGTGCCGGTCTACACCGCCGACACAAGCGTGCTGATCGACCGCAGCGACAACCAGGTGATCAACCAGTTGGCGGCTTTCGGCCAGATGGATGATGACGAAGGTACTGTCCTCAGCCAGGTCGAGCTGTTGAAGTCCGACACGATCGCCTATGCCGTCGTCGATAAGCTGAAACTGGTCGACGATCCGGTGTTCAATGCACAGCGGAATTCGCTGTTTTCAGTCGCAACGCTGAAATCCCTGGTGAATTTCAGATCATGGTTTGCCGATGACGCGGCAGTAGCGCCCGATCCCGAAATGCAGCGGCGGTACGCTGCGGAAACCGTGGCCGGCAATATCGATGTCGAGCGTGTCGGCAAATCCTACGTTCTCGATGTCAGTTATACCTCGCAGTCACCCGATATGGCTCGTCAGATCGCAGCGGCCATTGCCGACGTCTATCTGGTCGATAAACTCAATTCGAAATATGAGGCGACACGCCGCGCCGGCCAATGGCTGCAGGAGCGTATCGAGGAACTCCGGCAGCAGGCGCTGGACACCGACCTTGCGGTTCAGAAATTCCGCAGCGAGCATGGGCTTGTCGAGGCCGGATCCGGCACGCTGATCAGCGAGCAGCAGCTTTCCGAGATAAACACGCAATTGATCAATGCCCAGGCCGAGACGGCGAAGGCCGAGGCAAAATATGCGCGCGTCAAATCGATCATCGACGCCAAGCAGACCGATGCGATCGTCACGGATGTGCTCGACAGCTCCATTTCGAACGAGCTGCGCAAGAAATATCTGGAGGCTTCCAAGCTCGAAACCGAAATTGAGGCGCGGCTCGGTCCCGATCACGTCCAGGCGGTTCGGCTTCGTGCGGAGATGGAAGAATATAAGAGACTCATGTTCGATGAGTTGAACCGCATCGCCGAGAGCTACCAAAGCGAGCTGCAGGTCGCGAAGTCGCGGGAAAATTCCTTGCGTGACAGTGTGACGCAGGCGACGGGCGTTGCTGCGACGGCCGGCGAAACGCAGGTGCAGGTTCGCGAACTCGAGCGCACGCGCGATACCTACAAGAATCTCTATCAGAGCTTCCTGACGCGCTACCAAGAAGCAATTCAGCAGCAGAGCTTCCCGATTACGGCTGCCCGCATCATCACGATGGCGGAAACCCCAACGAAGCCGAGTGCACCGAAGAGAGCCCTCGTCGTCGCTTTTGCGATGTTCCTCGGATGTGCGGTCGGAAGCGGTATAGGCGCTTTCCGGGAATTCCGGGATCGGTTCTTCCGTACCGGCGATGACATCAAGGAAGTACTCGATGTCGAGTCGCTTGGCGTCATGCCGCTGGTTGACGATAACGTCGATGATCCGTCCCTCGTCGATCCAAGCAATCCGCGAAGCATCGCCAGGGGTAGCAAGACCACGACCTATGTCGAGGAGCACCCGCTCTCAGCGTTTGCCGAGACGCTTCGGAGTGCCAAGATCGCGATCGACCTCAGTGCGGCCGATCAGCGCTGCAAGGTCATAGGCGTGGTGTCGAGCCTGCCCGGAGAGGGGAAGTCGACGACATCCATCAATTTTGCCAAGCTTCTGGCAATGCAGGGCGCCCGTTGCCTGCTTATCGACGGCGACATGCGCAATCCCGGTTCGACCCGGGCAATCGGCCGTCATGCCGAGGCCGGCTTGCTCGAGGCGATCGTCGATGGCCGTCCTCTCAAGGATCTGATCCTTCTCGATCCCAGAACGAAGCTTGCATTTCTGCCGACGGTTGCAAGGTATCGTGTCCCGCATTCCTCGGAGCTGCTCGCCTCACGCGGCATGGATCAACTTCTCGAAATGGCGCGTCAAAGCTTCGACTACATTATTGTCGACCTGCCGCCTTTGGCGCCTGTTGTGGATGCGCGCGCCATCAACTCCAAGCTCGATGCAGTGGTTTTCGTTATCGAGTGGGGGAAAACATCGCGTAAGGTCGTGCAGTCCACCCTGCTGTCCGAGCCGGAGCTCTATGCGAAATGCGTCGGTGCGATATTGACCAAGGTCGACCCGTCGCAGATGAAGCTTTATCGCACATTCGGCTCTAGCGAGTATTATTATAAGCGGTACTCGCGATACTACACTGAAAGCTGA
- a CDS encoding sugar transporter — MARSGVYRKLAYSGIVVAMFAGMTSSAFAAACLGPANLTSVDVTGFTANPAILLDMSDPLVLSSRVRALVGSSNDALSPVIEQAKKANAAQMAAIGSGLGRAANSCQVTDPQFKLAIEKAVADAASADPNLAPLLAAFAKVLAEGGTAALGPGGSASAAAGIGNTGSIGQTGPGSDDGTPFDGAPTTAGSLVSNAGDGDNSSSTSTTTRIFLTVNGGGQSSTDPTGSTSPSTPVIQ, encoded by the coding sequence ATGGCAAGGTCAGGTGTTTATCGTAAGCTTGCGTATAGCGGAATTGTCGTCGCGATGTTTGCCGGCATGACGTCGAGCGCCTTTGCGGCTGCTTGCCTGGGGCCGGCAAATCTGACTTCGGTCGATGTTACTGGTTTCACGGCTAATCCCGCGATTTTGCTCGACATGTCCGATCCGTTGGTTCTGTCATCGCGTGTTCGCGCACTGGTCGGCAGCAGCAACGACGCTCTGTCGCCGGTGATCGAGCAGGCCAAGAAGGCCAATGCCGCACAGATGGCGGCGATCGGCTCCGGTCTCGGACGGGCGGCAAACAGCTGCCAAGTGACGGACCCGCAGTTCAAGCTGGCGATCGAAAAAGCTGTTGCCGATGCGGCAAGTGCCGATCCCAACCTTGCGCCGTTGCTCGCCGCCTTTGCGAAGGTCCTCGCCGAAGGCGGAACTGCAGCGCTCGGCCCGGGTGGAAGTGCGTCTGCCGCAGCCGGCATCGGCAATACGGGGTCGATTGGGCAGACAGGTCCTGGATCGGACGATGGCACGCCCTTCGATGGCGCCCCGACGACTGCCGGTTCGCTGGTCTCGAACGCCGGTGACGGAGATAACTCGTCCTCGACCTCGACGACCACAAGGATATTCCTCACCGTAAATGGGGGAGGGCAGTCGTCCACCGACCCGACGGGATCGACCAGTCCGAGCACACCGGTCATACAATAG
- a CDS encoding polysaccharide biosynthesis/export family protein → MGCSRIGSTRVAIVVALTTILASCTSLPRSGPDHKDVDRDAAVKVTTKERRVGIDYALIDLSKNVLTYFTAPQPTSFKGFGGGRGGAPEIPLGFGDVVQVAIFEAQSGGLFIPSDAGSRPGNYISLPEQTIDRNGTITIPYAGRVPAAGRLKETVEQDVEDRLASRAIEPQVVITTTTSRSSQVAVLGDVNNPQRVQISPAGERVLDVISAAGGLTTNNIETNVTLQRRGKTATVAYSTLLKNPVENIYVAPDDTISIDHERRTYLMLGAAGTSGRFDFEESDLTLGEAIAKAGGLRDDRADPAQVLLYRLVPKKTVQAMHVDTTRFAGETVPVIVRANLRDPATLFAVQQFKMEDKDIIYISNSDSVELVKFLDIVNSVSSTVSGVADDAKDTRNAVEDLGN, encoded by the coding sequence ATGGGTTGTTCTCGTATCGGTAGTACACGCGTCGCCATTGTTGTAGCGCTAACGACTATATTGGCAAGCTGCACCTCGTTGCCAAGATCCGGTCCCGATCACAAAGACGTTGATCGAGATGCGGCGGTGAAAGTGACAACGAAGGAGCGTCGTGTCGGCATCGACTACGCTCTGATTGATCTCAGCAAGAACGTTCTGACATATTTTACCGCTCCTCAGCCGACTTCGTTCAAGGGGTTTGGCGGCGGCCGAGGCGGAGCGCCTGAAATTCCACTCGGTTTCGGTGACGTCGTTCAGGTCGCCATCTTCGAAGCTCAGTCCGGTGGTCTCTTCATTCCGTCCGATGCTGGTAGCCGACCCGGCAATTACATCTCTCTGCCTGAGCAGACCATCGATAGAAACGGAACGATCACAATCCCCTATGCGGGTCGGGTTCCGGCTGCCGGTCGCCTCAAAGAGACGGTGGAACAGGACGTCGAGGATCGTCTGGCGAGCCGTGCGATCGAGCCGCAGGTGGTTATCACGACAACGACGAGTCGCTCCAGCCAGGTTGCTGTGCTGGGCGACGTCAATAATCCCCAGCGCGTCCAGATCAGCCCGGCCGGTGAGCGCGTTCTCGACGTTATTTCCGCAGCGGGCGGTTTGACGACCAACAATATCGAAACGAATGTGACGCTGCAGCGCCGCGGCAAGACTGCAACCGTCGCCTACAGCACGCTGCTGAAGAATCCGGTGGAAAATATCTATGTTGCGCCGGATGATACGATCTCGATCGACCATGAGCGCCGCACCTATCTTATGCTCGGCGCCGCAGGCACCAGCGGCCGCTTCGATTTCGAAGAGTCCGACCTGACCCTTGGAGAGGCAATCGCCAAGGCGGGCGGTCTGCGTGACGACCGCGCCGATCCGGCTCAGGTCCTGCTCTATCGCCTTGTTCCAAAGAAAACGGTTCAGGCGATGCACGTGGACACGACGAGATTTGCAGGTGAGACGGTTCCGGTGATCGTCCGCGCGAATCTTCGCGATCCGGCAACCTTGTTTGCCGTTCAGCAATTCAAGATGGAAGACAAGGATATTATCTATATTTCCAATTCGGACTCTGTTGAACTGGTCAAGTTCCTTGACATCGTAAACTCGGTATCGTCCACTGTTTCCGGCGTGGCCGACGATGCGAAAGATACCCGCAACGCGGTCGAGGATCTCGGAAATTGA
- a CDS encoding O-antigen ligase family protein, which produces MLSNLINRQVLREALLFAFIGLVILTLIPFGSVTPFPFAFAAIGMFTLGAISALLVEEPRQSRWVFSSALLMLVVVTGWTCIQTIELPSNWLANPAWSAARDLAGVEYAAISVEPADTLASILSVALPFVTFLTGLLLCDTDQRARKVLTLLGLSAGGIAVFGLLQFSLFPNILIVVEKHAYLDSLTAVFVNRNTAATFLGLGTLLMLTLVRDIARSYSNHPPGEPGRNTLVLKSWIYVLLLCACFTALMLTRSRAGIFATFVAALIYFPWLVINWNGSRRHLRPAPRWHSMLKLLSAIVFVVVLLTVFAGQAILRAQERRLEDDDRFCILPGIWRAISDHWLTGTGLGTFRTVFSAYRDPACGIFGIFDRAHNFYLEGFLGLGILFPIAAILAFSVLARVFWQGLAQRRRLRHYVLLGLAATVLVALHAAVDFSLQIPGFAVFFSAFLSAVVAISLGRNHGEADAAI; this is translated from the coding sequence ATGTTATCCAACCTCATCAACAGGCAGGTCTTGCGAGAGGCTCTTCTCTTTGCCTTTATCGGTCTCGTTATACTGACGCTCATTCCGTTCGGGAGCGTCACGCCCTTTCCCTTTGCCTTTGCCGCGATCGGCATGTTTACCCTCGGTGCCATTTCGGCACTGCTGGTCGAAGAGCCAAGACAAAGCAGATGGGTTTTTAGCAGCGCTCTGTTGATGCTCGTCGTGGTGACAGGCTGGACGTGCATCCAGACCATCGAACTGCCTTCCAACTGGCTGGCAAATCCGGCCTGGAGTGCTGCGCGTGACTTGGCAGGTGTCGAGTACGCGGCAATCTCGGTCGAACCGGCCGACACTCTGGCGTCGATCCTCTCGGTGGCGCTGCCGTTCGTTACGTTCCTGACGGGGCTTCTGTTATGCGATACCGATCAGCGCGCGAGGAAAGTGTTGACCCTCCTCGGGCTTTCTGCGGGCGGCATTGCTGTTTTCGGCCTGCTGCAGTTTTCGCTGTTTCCCAACATATTGATTGTCGTGGAGAAACACGCCTACCTCGACAGCCTCACCGCGGTCTTCGTCAACCGCAACACCGCCGCGACCTTCCTTGGACTTGGAACGCTGCTGATGCTGACCCTGGTCAGAGACATTGCCCGTTCCTATTCAAACCACCCGCCCGGCGAGCCAGGCCGAAACACTCTTGTCTTGAAATCGTGGATCTACGTCCTGCTCTTGTGCGCGTGTTTCACCGCGCTGATGTTAACCCGCTCGCGCGCTGGGATATTTGCGACCTTTGTTGCCGCTCTCATCTATTTTCCGTGGCTTGTCATCAATTGGAACGGCTCGAGGCGTCACTTGAGACCGGCGCCAAGATGGCATTCCATGCTGAAGCTCCTCTCGGCAATCGTTTTCGTTGTCGTGCTGCTGACGGTGTTTGCGGGTCAGGCGATTTTGCGCGCACAAGAGCGGCGGCTCGAGGATGATGATCGTTTCTGCATCCTGCCGGGCATATGGCGCGCCATCTCGGATCATTGGTTGACCGGGACCGGCCTCGGAACTTTCCGGACCGTGTTTTCTGCCTATCGTGATCCGGCCTGCGGAATCTTCGGAATCTTTGACCGAGCGCACAATTTCTATCTCGAAGGATTTCTGGGGCTGGGGATCTTGTTCCCGATTGCGGCGATCCTTGCCTTCTCTGTCCTCGCCAGGGTGTTCTGGCAAGGGCTCGCTCAAAGGCGGCGCCTCAGGCATTATGTTCTTCTCGGCCTGGCGGCGACGGTTTTGGTCGCTCTTCACGCGGCGGTCGATTTCTCGCTGCAAATACCGGGTTTCGCCGTATTTTTCTCCGCTTTCCTGAGTGCGGTTGTGGCGATAAGCCTTGGGCGCAACCATGGGGAGGCGGATGCGGCAATATGA
- a CDS encoding transglutaminase-like cysteine peptidase, producing the protein MKKTFVTLLALAFTAGNACSAFAAGPAGFARGLNGNSAVSYISEKGKIIPPFAQVLFCAQNPAECRDNNGLSVVALTDEQMLQLKNVNGTVNRTMIGRNDSRTELNGDVWKVNVRSGDCEDFALTKRSRLIAMGWSSRALRIATAYTPSGEGHAVLVVRTDKGDLVLDNRQSSIKNWRDTDLRWDKIQSGTDPYVWYRL; encoded by the coding sequence ATGAAGAAAACATTCGTTACACTTCTGGCGCTGGCCTTTACAGCAGGGAATGCCTGTTCGGCATTTGCCGCCGGTCCCGCAGGTTTCGCCCGAGGTTTGAACGGCAATTCGGCGGTCAGCTATATCTCTGAAAAAGGCAAGATCATTCCGCCCTTCGCCCAGGTGTTGTTCTGTGCTCAGAACCCGGCCGAATGCCGAGACAACAACGGTCTTTCGGTCGTCGCGCTCACGGATGAGCAGATGCTGCAGTTGAAGAACGTGAACGGCACCGTCAATCGTACGATGATCGGCCGAAACGATTCCCGCACCGAATTGAACGGCGATGTCTGGAAGGTGAATGTCCGCAGCGGTGACTGCGAAGATTTCGCGCTCACCAAGCGCAGCCGGCTGATCGCGATGGGCTGGTCGTCGCGCGCTTTGCGAATCGCGACCGCATATACACCCTCCGGTGAAGGGCATGCCGTCCTGGTGGTCAGGACCGACAAGGGCGACCTCGTGCTCGACAACAGGCAAAGCAGCATCAAGAACTGGCGGGATACCGATCTGCGCTGGGACAAGATTCAATCGGGAACAGACCCCTATGTCTGGTACCGGCTGTGA
- a CDS encoding UDP-glucose/GDP-mannose dehydrogenase family protein, producing MRITMIGSGYVGLVSGVCFADFGHDVICVDKDLSKIEALRDGRIPIFEPGLEQLVAENTSTGRLSFSTDVGESVRSADVVFIAVGTPSRRGDGHADLSYVYAAAREIAAYVEGFTVIVTKSTVPVGTGDEVERIMRETNPAADVAVVSNPEFLREGAAIEDFKRPDRIVIGLNDDRARETMTEVYRPLYLNQAPLVFTTRRTSELIKYAANAFLAMKITFINEIADLCERVDANVQDVSRGIGLDGRIGAKFLHAGPGYGGSCFPKDTLALAKTAQDFDAPVRLIETTISINDNRKRAMGRKVISAVGGDIRGKKIAILGLTFKPNTDDMRDSPAIAVIQTLQDAGAQVVGYDPEGMENARKVIENIEYASGPYEAAAGADALVIVTEWNQFRALDFNRLKQSMRAPVLVDLRNIYRSDEVRKHGFTYTGIGTNLYQESTTA from the coding sequence ATGCGCATCACGATGATTGGATCAGGCTATGTCGGCCTCGTTTCAGGCGTTTGCTTTGCGGATTTCGGCCACGACGTCATCTGCGTCGACAAGGATCTGAGTAAGATCGAAGCCCTTCGCGACGGCCGCATTCCGATCTTCGAGCCGGGTCTCGAGCAATTGGTCGCCGAAAATACCAGCACTGGCCGCCTGTCGTTTTCGACGGATGTCGGCGAAAGCGTCCGTAGCGCCGATGTCGTGTTTATCGCGGTCGGTACACCATCGCGGCGCGGCGACGGCCACGCGGATCTTTCCTATGTCTACGCCGCTGCGCGCGAGATAGCTGCCTACGTGGAAGGCTTCACCGTTATCGTCACCAAGTCGACGGTGCCGGTCGGCACCGGCGACGAAGTCGAGCGCATCATGCGCGAAACCAACCCTGCGGCGGATGTCGCGGTCGTTTCCAATCCGGAGTTCCTGCGCGAAGGCGCGGCGATCGAAGATTTCAAGCGTCCCGACCGTATCGTCATCGGGCTGAATGACGATCGGGCGCGCGAAACCATGACCGAGGTCTATCGGCCGCTTTACCTCAACCAGGCACCCCTGGTCTTCACCACCCGCCGCACGTCGGAACTGATCAAATATGCGGCCAATGCATTCCTCGCGATGAAGATTACCTTCATCAACGAGATCGCTGATCTGTGCGAGCGGGTCGATGCAAACGTCCAGGACGTTTCGCGCGGCATCGGTCTCGATGGCCGTATCGGCGCCAAGTTCCTGCATGCCGGGCCGGGTTACGGCGGTTCGTGCTTCCCCAAGGATACGCTTGCCCTTGCCAAGACGGCGCAGGATTTCGACGCGCCGGTCCGTCTCATCGAGACGACGATTTCGATCAACGACAACCGCAAACGGGCGATGGGACGCAAGGTCATTTCGGCTGTCGGCGGTGATATTCGCGGCAAGAAGATTGCCATCTTAGGCCTGACCTTCAAGCCGAACACCGACGACATGCGCGACAGCCCGGCGATTGCCGTCATCCAGACCTTGCAGGACGCCGGCGCCCAGGTGGTCGGCTACGATCCTGAGGGCATGGAGAATGCCCGCAAGGTGATCGAGAACATCGAATATGCGAGCGGTCCCTATGAAGCGGCCGCTGGTGCGGATGCGCTCGTCATCGTCACCGAATGGAACCAGTTCCGCGCACTCGATTTCAATCGCCTGAAGCAGTCGATGCGCGCCCCAGTCTTGGTCGACCTGCGCAATATCTACCGCAGCGACGAGGTGCGCAAACACGGCTTTACCTATACGGGCATCGGCACCAATCTCTATCAGGAATCGACAACCGCCTGA
- a CDS encoding metallophosphoesterase, with translation MGYMFNYLGPWRRQIPILAANRKGRARLTFAEGDFAAVYAMSDVHGCYNELVEAHRRIEEDAARIPGPKLIVLLGDYVDRGPDSSAVLEFLSKTPPPGFQRFALCGNHDAELVKLYRKPARILEWLGFAGTETLHSYGIDIEHLLQSAAGSEMIARVIRHMIPERHIEFLESLPIMLRMGRVVFVHAGIKPGVDLKRQKDSDLMWIRQPFLDEGPQLPVLVIHGHTPARIPTFGPQRIGIDTAVSATGRLTVLTIKGTRVGILN, from the coding sequence ATGGGTTACATGTTTAACTATCTCGGGCCGTGGCGACGACAGATACCGATACTGGCCGCTAACCGCAAAGGACGCGCTCGGCTGACGTTTGCCGAAGGCGACTTCGCTGCGGTCTACGCGATGAGCGATGTTCACGGATGTTATAACGAGCTTGTCGAGGCGCATCGCCGCATCGAGGAGGACGCCGCGCGCATTCCGGGGCCGAAACTTATCGTCTTGCTCGGCGATTATGTCGACCGCGGGCCTGATTCGAGTGCGGTGCTGGAGTTCCTGAGCAAGACCCCGCCGCCGGGATTTCAGCGTTTCGCGCTGTGCGGCAATCACGACGCGGAGCTGGTGAAGCTTTATCGCAAACCGGCGCGCATTCTTGAATGGCTGGGTTTTGCCGGGACGGAGACGTTGCATTCATACGGTATCGATATCGAGCATCTGCTGCAGTCGGCGGCCGGAAGCGAAATGATTGCCCGCGTCATTCGCCACATGATCCCCGAGAGGCATATCGAATTCCTGGAATCGCTGCCGATCATGCTGCGGATGGGAAGGGTGGTCTTCGTCCATGCCGGCATCAAACCGGGCGTCGACCTCAAGAGGCAGAAGGACAGCGATCTGATGTGGATCCGTCAGCCCTTCCTGGATGAAGGACCGCAGCTTCCCGTCCTCGTGATCCATGGGCATACCCCGGCGCGAATCCCGACATTCGGCCCGCAGCGAATCGGTATCGACACCGCAGTTTCGGCGACGGGCCGGCTGACCGTGCTGACGATAAAAGGGACGCGGGTCGGGATCCTCAATTAG
- a CDS encoding KTSC domain-containing protein, giving the protein METAVDSKLIEAITYDEDSRHLRVYLTNGQRREYEGVPKGVVVGLTMAESPGNFYMTAIRGKYPPRP; this is encoded by the coding sequence GTGGAAACTGCGGTTGATTCGAAACTTATCGAGGCGATCACCTACGACGAAGACAGCCGGCATCTACGGGTCTATCTGACAAACGGTCAGAGGCGAGAATATGAAGGCGTCCCCAAGGGCGTCGTCGTCGGCTTGACGATGGCGGAATCCCCGGGAAATTTTTATATGACGGCAATCAGAGGCAAATATCCTCCCCGTCCCTAA
- a CDS encoding alpha/beta hydrolase, translating to MTEAGYVHRLHAGAPDKPILLVLHGTGGDENQFFDLGRRLLPQATVLSPRGDVSEHGAARFFRRTGEGVYDMADLSRATEKMATYVSSLAEEHQASQILGLGFSNGANILANMLIEKGIFDAVVLMHPLIPFQPEAQATLAGRKVLVTAGQRDPIAPVPVTEALSEHLKDRGADVRTVWHPGGHEIAPLEINAVRDFFSGY from the coding sequence ATGACCGAAGCTGGATATGTGCACCGGCTGCATGCCGGTGCACCTGATAAACCCATTCTGCTGGTGCTGCACGGCACCGGTGGCGACGAGAACCAGTTCTTCGACCTCGGCCGGCGCCTGTTGCCCCAAGCGACGGTTCTCTCGCCGCGCGGCGACGTTTCCGAACATGGCGCGGCGCGGTTCTTCCGGCGCACCGGGGAGGGGGTCTACGACATGGCCGACCTTTCACGAGCGACGGAGAAGATGGCCACCTATGTTAGTTCATTGGCTGAGGAGCACCAGGCTTCCCAGATTCTCGGCCTGGGTTTTTCGAACGGCGCAAACATTCTTGCCAATATGCTGATCGAGAAGGGTATCTTCGATGCCGTGGTTCTGATGCACCCGCTCATTCCGTTTCAGCCTGAAGCCCAGGCAACGCTTGCGGGGAGAAAGGTGCTGGTGACGGCCGGCCAGCGGGATCCGATCGCTCCTGTCCCCGTGACCGAGGCGCTGTCGGAGCATCTGAAAGATCGCGGGGCTGATGTCAGGACGGTATGGCATCCCGGCGGCCATGAGATTGCGCCGCTCGAGATCAATGCAGTTCGCGATTTCTTCAGTGGCTATTGA
- a CDS encoding VOC family protein, whose amino-acid sequence MLDQIRGLHHVTAMAEDAHTNNQFFTNALGLRRVKKTVNFDAPDVYHLYYGDETGAPGTVMTYFPFPKMAQGRPGTGEVGTTVFSVPQGSLGFWSDRFSTLNIGGLKAEESFGEKRLNFSGPDGDGFALVEVRDDTRQAWTHAGISEDHAIRGFHSVAMRLRDEGATAELLKFMGYEVVEERDGVKRLIKPDGNGAHLIDLETMPNIARALPGAGSVHHVAFAVENREKQLEVRKALMDTGYQVTPVIDRDYFWAIYFRTPGGVLFEVATNEPGFDRDEDTAHLGEALKLPPQHAHLRALLEQHLQPLEA is encoded by the coding sequence ATGCTCGATCAGATCAGGGGTCTGCACCACGTCACGGCGATGGCGGAGGACGCCCATACCAACAACCAGTTCTTCACCAATGCGCTTGGCTTGCGCCGCGTCAAGAAGACAGTGAACTTCGACGCGCCTGACGTCTATCATCTCTATTATGGTGATGAGACAGGTGCGCCGGGCACTGTCATGACCTATTTCCCATTCCCGAAGATGGCGCAGGGCCGTCCGGGCACAGGGGAGGTCGGCACGACAGTGTTTTCCGTTCCGCAAGGCTCGCTTGGCTTCTGGAGCGATCGTTTCAGCACGTTGAACATCGGCGGGCTGAAGGCCGAGGAAAGCTTCGGCGAGAAGCGCCTGAATTTTTCCGGCCCCGACGGTGACGGTTTTGCGCTCGTCGAGGTCAGGGACGATACCCGTCAAGCCTGGACACATGCCGGCATCAGCGAAGACCACGCCATTCGCGGCTTCCATTCCGTCGCCATGCGCCTGCGGGATGAGGGCGCCACTGCCGAACTCCTGAAGTTCATGGGCTACGAGGTCGTCGAGGAACGGGACGGTGTCAAGCGGCTGATCAAGCCTGACGGCAACGGCGCGCATCTCATCGATCTCGAGACCATGCCGAACATCGCCCGCGCGCTTCCCGGCGCCGGTTCCGTCCACCACGTCGCCTTCGCCGTCGAAAATCGCGAGAAGCAGCTCGAAGTGCGCAAGGCGCTGATGGACACCGGCTATCAGGTGACCCCGGTGATCGACCGCGATTATTTCTGGGCGATCTATTTCCGCACGCCGGGCGGCGTGCTGTTCGAGGTCGCGACCAATGAGCCGGGCTTTGACCGCGATGAGGATACGGCCCACCTCGGCGAAGCTCTAAAGCTGCCGCCGCAGCACGCTCATCTTCGCGCGCTGCTCGAGCAACACCTGCAGCCGCTCGAAGCGTAA